In Trichocoleus sp., the DNA window CCCTCTTTTGGCAAGCCTGGCTTCTGCTTCCAGCACAGTTTCGGCGGCTTCTTCCTGTTCTTCCAGGTTGGGCTTTGCAGCAGACATCTGGCTTGCGTCGTACAGTAGCTTCAACCCAAAACCCAAAAACAGCAGCATTTCTGCCCAGCGAACATAGATGTCGGGAAAGAAGGAAGCGACCTGACCAATCAAAACTGAAATCACAGTCATGGCTGCAAGCGCCATAGTTGCTCCCAGGAAGACCAGCCTTGGGGGATGACGCATTGCCAAAATTGCAGAGATAAAAAATGTTTTATCCCCTAGCTCAGAAATTGTAATTAGCAACAAACCTGCTGTGAATCCGGCTAACATCCTCAAGGCTCCTCAAATCGGCTTAACTCCGATGGAGCTTGATGAGGATAAAACACTCCACCAAGCTCACATCAGATCTGTGAACTCAGTGAAGGTCTCGCTTGCAAAAAGCTTTTAGCAGGAACAGTCAACCTAAAGTGACTGAGAGCTATTCGCTCAATTGTTACCTAAGCCAGGCTCATCACCAGTATGTTGACTTAGGTAGGCTGGCTCCAAACAGCGGCGAATGATTCGCACGCAAGAGCAGCAGCTACTCCCCTTCATTCCCTTCATGCTAGGTTTCCTTGCAATAAATGTCAATAGTTCAACCTTGAGGCAGATAACTCCCTTTGTGATAAGTCCAAGCAATCCCTTCTGGATCGATCGTCCTTGTCCATTCTCCAAACCCCAGCTCGCGCTTTTTACGGCGAATCACCTTCTTGCTGACCTGCAACCGTCGAGAGAGTTGGCTGGCAGATAAAACAGTAGTTGAGGGGAAGGGATCATCTAGCAGTTCTAGATAAGCATCCCAGAAGAGAAACAGGCTGATAAAGAACAAAAACAAAACAGATTCTGGGCGTTTTAAGATGTCCGGCTGTTCTGTTGGAGTCTCCGGAATTGCAGGATTTATCTCCTGATCACCCAAGAGATCACTCTCAAACGGAGAGGACTCAGCCTGAGAATTGGTCGATACAGATGAATCAGGAATGACAGATTCTGGGAAAACGGGTGGGGGTTGAGTCACGCTATTCCTCCGAGATAGGGGCGAATCGAATAGGGGACGAAGTTGGACGGTTTGTCGCCAGTCTAGCTGTCGATGCCCTCGCTGCCGACAATAAACCATCAGAGTTTGGAGTGATTCTACGTTCAGGATGCGTAAACTGCTTCGCACAAAGGATACGGTCGTGTTTGGGTTAAGGCTTTGGTTTGCCTCTAGCAGAACGTGGAGACAATGCCCCTGTCGCTGCACCCTGGCTTTAATGCCCTGAGGTCGGGTGGAGTAGTTCAGCAGTGTACCAATTGCGATCGGATGTCCCTGTTTAGCAAGTTTTAGAATCTCCTGGGGAGACATAGCATCACCCTGAGCGTAGATCATAGAAGGTCAGGTGAAAGATAGAGCAGTTGTCCTCTTCCCACAAGGATAAAGGATGAGGGGAGCCAGGATGAATGATGAAAGGTGAAGGATAAATAAGAGTTTTAAGGTTTTTGTGATAAATTTCCCAACAACATAGAACAAGGCTTACTAACTCGTGCCACCCTGAAGCAGAATCGCGATGGCATTGATCACGGTTTGAGCAGACCCGCTGAAAAAGCTGCGATCGATGGTATCAATCGTATCGGTGGGCTGGTGATAGTGAGGATTGCGGAAATTCGCGGTATCTGTAACCAAAACGGCTCCAATTCCTGCCCGCCAGAAAGGAGCATGGTCGCTTCGCACCAGATCAGGCGTAAAACCGCCAAAGGTTGGAATAGAGAGCGACAAAATTTGGGGCAGTCCGGGCTGATTGGCATCGGTAAAACTGTCTGTGAGAGCGGGATGCCCTTGGTCGCCAATAACGGCTAGAAAGTTGCCGCGATCGTTGGGAGGTTTGACTGGCAACACCGAGGGATAGGTCTGACAGCCCGGCTCATTGCAGCGATAGCCCAGCATATCCATGATGACCGCTCCCTGGAGTTTTGCTGGTTCTTCCAGTTGTTCAACGTAGGCTATGCTGCCCAAAAGCCCTTTCTCTTCTGCATCAAAGAAAACGACGCGCAATGTCCGAAGGGTCTGCTCTTTCTGAAACAGCCTTGCTGCCTCTAGAGTCGTAGCAACAGCGGTTGCATTATCATCGGCTCCGGGGGATGATTCTACGCTGTCGTAGTGTGCACCGAGGAGAATGACGCTGCCATTTGGATCAGTTCCGGGGCGATCGGCATAGATATTGATGCCATTCTCAAACCTCTGCATTTGCGGTTTCCA includes these proteins:
- a CDS encoding TMEM165/GDT1 family protein; its protein translation is MLAGFTAGLLLITISELGDKTFFISAILAMRHPPRLVFLGATMALAAMTVISVLIGQVASFFPDIYVRWAEMLLFLGFGLKLLYDASQMSAAKPNLEEQEEAAETVLEAEARLAKRGRGRGNRAAAIVSQAFGLTFIAEWGDRTQFTTIALAAANHPFGVTLGAVLGHAVCAFIAVQCGKLVCGRLSERTITAIGGALFLVFATISSTKLLQ
- a CDS encoding M20/M25/M40 family metallo-hydrolase encodes the protein MKRQWITLLLFLITLLGILLSWNWRHVQHFPQMIPASYPQPVEVFSDTPISFPPVNADRLLSDLKNLSFPRSAEADRQLARRYILEQLEAAGWKPQMQRFENGINIYADRPGTDPNGSVILLGAHYDSVESSPGADDNATAVATTLEAARLFQKEQTLRTLRVVFFDAEEKGLLGSIAYVEQLEEPAKLQGAVIMDMLGYRCNEPGCQTYPSVLPVKPPNDRGNFLAVIGDQGHPALTDSFTDANQPGLPQILSLSIPTFGGFTPDLVRSDHAPFWRAGIGAVLVTDTANFRNPHYHQPTDTIDTIDRSFFSGSAQTVINAIAILLQGGTS